The proteins below are encoded in one region of Microbacterium pygmaeum:
- a CDS encoding ATP-binding protein, which translates to MSGREDQRLHTAVLVDPAGERRKDRRARRTASHRLTADSRAAATAAQRAEFEALRADQKATTYLPASGEARSAALRTPGPLRLPRHQDTSATLAGAYPFLAEGGLGSQGVFVGQDLYSGASFVYDPWVLYSRGMITAPNIVLAGIVGSGKSSLVKSLYTRSIPFGRRVYVPGDPKGEHTAVAEAVGGQAIVLGHGMANRLNPLDEGHRPSGLTDESWAGQVASRRRDLIGALTETVLERPLSPLEHTAIDLALADAVRSCETPILPMVVERILSPDEPHQADHRLVEDGRVVGHALRRLVAGDLAGLFDGPSTVTFDPSLPMISLDLSRVAENATLVSVLMTCSSAWMESALLDPHGGQRWVIYDEAWRLMSHPALLRRMDAQWRLARHYGIANLLVFHKLSDLDNVGDQGSAMRAIASSLLANAETRIIYRQEADQLGATASALGLTGTEQSLLPGLGTGQGLWRIKDRSFVVQHQLHPAELAAFDTTTRMTEGVK; encoded by the coding sequence ATGAGCGGGCGCGAAGACCAGCGACTTCATACCGCCGTCCTGGTGGACCCCGCCGGCGAACGGCGAAAGGATCGCCGCGCCAGGCGAACAGCATCCCACAGACTCACCGCCGACTCCCGAGCGGCCGCGACCGCAGCTCAGCGCGCCGAATTCGAGGCGCTGCGCGCCGACCAAAAAGCAACCACCTACCTGCCCGCATCTGGCGAAGCTCGCTCTGCGGCGTTGCGCACGCCCGGACCTCTCCGTCTCCCGCGCCACCAGGACACCAGCGCGACGCTCGCGGGCGCCTACCCGTTCCTCGCGGAGGGCGGACTCGGCTCCCAAGGTGTATTCGTCGGGCAGGACCTCTACTCGGGTGCGTCGTTCGTCTACGACCCCTGGGTGCTTTACTCCCGCGGGATGATCACCGCCCCCAACATCGTGCTCGCTGGGATTGTCGGCTCAGGCAAGTCCTCCCTCGTCAAGAGTCTCTACACGAGATCGATCCCCTTCGGCCGGCGCGTCTACGTACCCGGTGACCCGAAGGGCGAGCACACCGCCGTCGCCGAGGCTGTGGGCGGGCAGGCGATCGTGCTCGGGCACGGTATGGCGAATCGCCTCAATCCGCTAGACGAGGGGCACCGGCCTTCCGGCCTCACCGATGAGAGTTGGGCCGGCCAAGTCGCCTCCCGGCGCCGCGACCTCATCGGAGCACTCACCGAGACTGTGCTCGAGCGACCGTTGAGCCCACTGGAGCACACCGCAATCGACCTGGCGCTCGCAGACGCCGTCCGTTCGTGCGAGACGCCGATCCTCCCGATGGTCGTCGAGCGGATCCTCTCGCCCGACGAGCCTCACCAAGCCGACCATCGCCTTGTCGAAGACGGCAGGGTCGTCGGTCACGCGCTCCGCCGGCTCGTCGCCGGTGACCTCGCTGGCCTTTTTGACGGGCCGAGCACTGTGACGTTCGATCCGAGTCTCCCGATGATCTCGCTCGACCTTTCGAGAGTCGCCGAGAACGCGACGCTCGTCTCCGTCCTCATGACGTGCTCGTCGGCGTGGATGGAGTCCGCGCTGCTCGACCCACACGGCGGGCAACGATGGGTCATCTACGACGAAGCCTGGCGCCTCATGTCCCATCCGGCGCTCTTGCGACGGATGGATGCCCAGTGGCGACTCGCGCGCCACTACGGGATCGCAAACCTGCTGGTATTCCACAAGCTTTCCGACCTCGACAACGTCGGCGACCAGGGCTCCGCAATGCGGGCGATCGCGTCATCCCTGCTCGCGAACGCAGAGACACGCATCATCTACCGGCAGGAAGCAGATCAGCTCGGTGCAACCGCGAGTGCGCTGGGCCTCACCGGCACGGAACAGAGTCTGCTCCCTGGCCTCGGCACGGGGCAGGGACTCTGGCGAATCAAGGACCGCAGCTTCGTCGTCCAGCACCAGCTGCACCCGGCAGAGCTCGCAGCTTTCGACACCACCACCCGGATGACGGAGGGCGTGAAATGA
- a CDS encoding SCO6880 family protein translates to MTATNSHRANQLRSVQFSRLPKRGVLLGLSLAQLVTLTIGLIAFTAAVYMGGGILFGLTSPIWATSLVLSFVPVGGRKIIEWVPITLRWVWRSIGGQLRFRANVVRPRPAGTLALPGDAAALREWVDPETGAAMIQDPHAQTLTAVVGITHPAFVLLDSGEQERRVAGWGRVLATVCRSGRIARVQVSERTVPSSGSGLAEWWARHGIDDNSWPAVTYKELIERAGPAGERHATTISLALDLRVAARQIRAAGGGMKGAASVLRQEMTTFATALRAADLTPTEWLTPGDVAVALRSAYDPAVAPVLERHGDLGRSLATAGPVAVIESWDRLRTDSAHHAVLWISEWPRSQVFPGFLSPLLLTSGIQRTFTLICTPVRADVAARDIRRKKVGLLSDAAQRAKIGQIEDAARTAEYNDVIQQESDLTAGHGVLRYTGLVAVSAPSADELDAAIAAIEQAAVQAACETRRLVGQQAQSFAAAALPLCRTI, encoded by the coding sequence ATGACCGCCACGAATTCTCACCGCGCCAACCAGCTCCGCTCGGTTCAGTTCTCGCGGCTGCCCAAGCGGGGCGTGCTGCTCGGGCTGTCGCTTGCTCAGCTCGTGACGCTCACCATCGGTCTCATCGCGTTCACAGCTGCGGTGTACATGGGTGGCGGCATCCTGTTCGGTCTCACGTCACCGATTTGGGCGACCAGCCTGGTGCTCTCGTTCGTCCCCGTCGGCGGTCGCAAGATCATCGAGTGGGTGCCGATCACGCTCCGCTGGGTGTGGCGAAGCATCGGGGGCCAACTCAGGTTCCGAGCGAACGTCGTTCGGCCTCGCCCCGCCGGGACGCTCGCCCTCCCCGGAGACGCCGCGGCCTTGCGCGAATGGGTGGATCCGGAAACCGGCGCCGCGATGATCCAGGACCCTCACGCCCAGACGTTGACCGCGGTCGTCGGCATCACCCATCCCGCGTTTGTCCTTCTCGACAGTGGCGAGCAGGAACGGCGAGTAGCGGGCTGGGGTCGGGTACTGGCAACCGTGTGCCGATCCGGCCGCATCGCCCGCGTTCAGGTCTCTGAACGCACGGTCCCCAGCTCGGGAAGCGGCCTCGCCGAATGGTGGGCCCGGCACGGCATCGACGACAACAGTTGGCCGGCAGTGACATACAAAGAACTCATCGAACGCGCCGGCCCCGCCGGTGAACGGCACGCAACCACGATCTCGCTCGCACTGGACCTGCGCGTCGCTGCTCGACAGATTCGGGCCGCCGGCGGAGGGATGAAAGGCGCGGCGAGCGTTCTCCGGCAAGAGATGACCACCTTCGCGACTGCGTTGCGTGCCGCCGATCTGACACCCACCGAATGGCTCACGCCGGGGGATGTGGCCGTCGCGCTCCGTTCCGCGTACGACCCCGCGGTAGCCCCGGTTCTCGAACGCCACGGCGACCTCGGCAGGTCCCTTGCGACGGCCGGTCCGGTCGCCGTCATCGAGTCCTGGGATCGGCTTCGCACTGACTCCGCACACCATGCGGTTCTTTGGATTTCGGAATGGCCGCGATCGCAGGTGTTCCCGGGCTTTCTCTCCCCGTTGCTGCTGACCTCGGGCATCCAGCGCACCTTCACCCTCATCTGCACTCCGGTCCGCGCCGATGTCGCCGCGCGGGACATCCGGAGGAAGAAGGTGGGACTCCTCTCGGATGCCGCGCAGCGGGCGAAGATCGGTCAAATCGAGGATGCCGCGCGCACGGCCGAGTACAACGACGTCATCCAGCAGGAGTCAGACCTGACCGCTGGGCACGGCGTGCTGCGCTACACCGGCCTTGTCGCGGTATCTGCTCCGTCAGCCGACGAGCTCGACGCTGCGATCGCCGCGATCGAGCAAGCTGCTGTGCAGGCCGCCTGCGAGACACGCCGCCTTGTCGGACAGCAGGCGCAATCGTTCGCCGCCGCCGCGCTGCCCCTCTGCCGAACGATCTGA
- a CDS encoding conjugal transfer protein TrbL, protein MGGVCDIPAIAEVCQTVGSGVVSLVAAPFDWLAHTLGAAAAWFFQAVWAVFDTTTLVDVTGGQYVQVYNLLFGVALFVMLVFFCLQLITGLAHRDPTALSRAAIGLGKSVLGSFVAITLTATLLEITDRLAIGIVQATGNTMQGMGDRIALMATGLVAINITSPGVGAIMTIFLAGLAIAAAAIVWFSLLIRKALLLVAIVFAPIALAGFSWDAARGWFGKWVSFVVALVFSKLVLVVLFLVAVNQTASPIDLDLASISDPIAGVVLMLVAAFAPYMTYKFISFVGVDMYHAMSTEQEAKGAMNRPVPVPVTPATGRAAKSVVDGAGASKGAGSGATAAAPGAGGAAASAGTSGTAGAGAPGVGSVGAGGVGAAAAAGPAAAVVIGGQVVSKAATAGPKLGVAAGHTASGHAEGAVPTELPASAGAPASAAPAPQPKPATAPPRPLPTLRERTPA, encoded by the coding sequence GTGGGCGGCGTATGTGACATCCCGGCCATCGCCGAGGTCTGCCAGACCGTCGGCTCGGGTGTTGTGTCGCTCGTCGCGGCACCCTTCGACTGGCTCGCCCACACGCTGGGCGCAGCCGCTGCATGGTTCTTCCAAGCGGTGTGGGCGGTCTTCGACACGACGACCCTCGTCGACGTGACCGGCGGACAATACGTCCAGGTGTACAACCTCCTCTTCGGCGTCGCCCTCTTCGTCATGCTCGTGTTCTTCTGCCTCCAGCTGATCACGGGCCTGGCGCACCGCGATCCGACGGCACTCTCACGCGCCGCGATCGGTCTGGGCAAATCCGTCCTCGGCTCGTTCGTTGCGATCACGCTGACCGCGACGCTCCTGGAGATCACCGATCGGCTGGCGATCGGCATCGTTCAGGCCACCGGGAACACAATGCAAGGGATGGGCGACCGGATCGCCCTGATGGCGACGGGCCTGGTGGCGATCAACATCACCAGCCCCGGCGTGGGCGCGATCATGACGATCTTCCTCGCCGGACTCGCGATCGCGGCAGCCGCCATCGTCTGGTTCTCGCTCCTGATCCGAAAAGCGCTCCTCCTCGTCGCAATCGTGTTCGCCCCGATCGCGTTGGCGGGATTCTCGTGGGATGCCGCGCGAGGCTGGTTCGGCAAATGGGTGTCGTTCGTCGTCGCACTCGTGTTCTCGAAGCTCGTCCTCGTTGTACTGTTCCTCGTCGCCGTCAACCAGACCGCCTCGCCGATCGATCTTGACCTCGCCTCCATCAGCGATCCGATCGCCGGAGTCGTCCTGATGCTCGTGGCCGCCTTCGCCCCGTACATGACCTACAAATTCATATCGTTTGTGGGCGTCGACATGTACCACGCGATGTCCACGGAACAAGAGGCGAAGGGCGCAATGAACCGTCCCGTTCCGGTGCCGGTGACACCGGCGACGGGGAGGGCGGCGAAGTCGGTCGTGGACGGGGCGGGCGCATCGAAAGGTGCGGGTTCGGGGGCTACGGCCGCCGCACCCGGCGCCGGCGGCGCGGCTGCCAGCGCGGGCACCTCGGGCACCGCCGGTGCCGGGGCGCCCGGGGTCGGATCGGTAGGCGCCGGCGGAGTGGGTGCGGCTGCGGCCGCCGGCCCGGCCGCAGCCGTTGTCATCGGCGGTCAGGTAGTCAGCAAGGCTGCGACTGCCGGCCCGAAGCTCGGAGTTGCCGCCGGACACACCGCATCAGGACACGCCGAGGGCGCCGTCCCGACTGAGTTGCCGGCATCGGCTGGTGCTCCGGCTAGCGCGGCACCGGCGCCACAGCCGAAGCCCGCGACTGCTCCGCCGCGTCCGCTTCCCACTCTGCGCGAGAGGACCCCAGCATGA
- a CDS encoding DUF6112 family protein, protein MTVIDIAPNGSGLPGIEQLRVIVGAVMTVGLILAVLALIIAAVAWGYGANSSNPHLASRGKLGVLVACSAAVICGASVTLVNFFWGVGQSV, encoded by the coding sequence ATGACCGTGATTGACATCGCACCCAACGGTTCGGGACTTCCCGGCATCGAGCAGCTCCGCGTCATCGTCGGCGCCGTGATGACTGTCGGACTCATTCTCGCCGTCCTCGCCCTCATCATCGCCGCCGTGGCGTGGGGGTACGGCGCCAATTCGTCGAACCCGCATCTCGCCTCTCGGGGCAAGCTGGGCGTGCTCGTCGCATGCAGTGCGGCAGTCATCTGCGGCGCGTCGGTCACGCTCGTGAACTTCTTCTGGGGCGTCGGCCAGTCCGTGTGA
- a CDS encoding DUF6112 family protein encodes MDIFPDFGAVGGADDLRAIVGALLTYVLIFAVLAILICAVTWAISSSSGNYQSSIRSRAGVLVAVGAAVLAGAGVAWMNFLIGVGQQL; translated from the coding sequence ATGGACATCTTTCCGGACTTCGGCGCCGTTGGAGGCGCGGATGACCTCCGCGCGATAGTGGGCGCGCTCCTCACGTACGTGCTGATCTTCGCCGTGCTCGCCATCCTGATCTGCGCGGTGACGTGGGCGATTTCCTCATCGAGCGGCAACTACCAGTCGTCGATACGGTCGCGCGCTGGCGTCCTAGTCGCAGTCGGCGCGGCGGTTCTTGCCGGCGCGGGTGTGGCGTGGATGAACTTCCTCATCGGAGTCGGTCAACAGCTGTAG
- a CDS encoding M23 family metallopeptidase, which yields MKKLLICVAFALLVLPFAGIFAVPVFLSPALAACQTSGQLVVSEVPDQLTAVTSDGVSVTLRRAQLTHAATIITVGSGIDGVGRQGVLIALMAALTESTLRMLANAAHPASLDMPNDGVGSDHDSLGLFQMRPTSGWGTVAELMDARYQVRAFFGGPDGPNYPSPAGLLDIAGWQTADPGTAAQAVERSAYPDRYQNYQPVAESIIAALTKPALPGNPNAAPLDNVLETTSVVFPLPTGTWVRASGYGWRDDTMTGGRAFHAGTDYGAADGTPILAVADGVVTWAGPYGLYGQLIVVEHTVDGSRVASAYAHMWESGVRVSVGERVTAGQHIGDVGASGKSQGAHLHFEIRPGGSFEPSVDAEGWLAEHGAAGVDAATSGTSACLSSAAG from the coding sequence ATGAAGAAGCTCCTCATCTGCGTGGCGTTTGCGCTGCTTGTGCTTCCCTTCGCGGGAATCTTTGCCGTCCCGGTCTTCCTCTCCCCCGCCCTCGCCGCGTGTCAGACCTCCGGCCAGCTCGTCGTTTCCGAGGTGCCGGACCAGCTCACCGCGGTCACGAGCGACGGCGTGTCGGTGACCCTCCGCCGCGCGCAGCTCACGCACGCAGCGACGATCATCACCGTCGGCAGCGGAATCGACGGCGTCGGTAGACAGGGCGTACTCATCGCACTGATGGCGGCGCTGACGGAGTCAACGTTGAGGATGTTGGCGAACGCCGCGCATCCCGCATCTCTCGACATGCCCAACGATGGCGTCGGGAGCGACCACGACTCCCTCGGACTCTTCCAGATGCGGCCCACCTCAGGGTGGGGAACGGTCGCGGAGCTGATGGACGCGAGGTACCAGGTGCGCGCGTTCTTCGGTGGCCCCGACGGCCCCAACTACCCGTCGCCGGCGGGACTCCTCGACATTGCGGGGTGGCAGACAGCAGACCCCGGGACGGCTGCACAAGCGGTCGAACGATCGGCATACCCCGACCGCTATCAGAACTACCAGCCCGTCGCGGAATCCATCATCGCCGCGCTGACCAAGCCTGCTCTGCCCGGAAACCCGAATGCTGCGCCGCTCGACAACGTCCTCGAGACAACGAGCGTCGTCTTCCCCCTGCCGACCGGAACCTGGGTGCGAGCCAGTGGATACGGGTGGCGCGACGACACGATGACCGGAGGTCGGGCATTCCACGCGGGCACCGACTACGGCGCTGCCGACGGCACGCCCATCCTCGCGGTCGCAGACGGTGTCGTCACATGGGCAGGCCCCTACGGGCTCTACGGACAACTGATCGTCGTCGAGCACACGGTCGACGGCAGCCGCGTGGCGTCCGCCTACGCGCACATGTGGGAGTCCGGCGTGCGCGTGTCCGTCGGCGAGCGTGTGACCGCGGGTCAGCACATCGGCGACGTCGGTGCTTCGGGGAAGTCGCAGGGCGCGCATCTGCACTTCGAGATCCGACCGGGTGGGTCGTTCGAGCCGTCGGTGGACGCTGAGGGGTGGCTCGCCGAGCACGGCGCGGCGGGGGTGGATGCTGCGACGTCCGGCACGTCCGCATGCCTCTCGAGCGCGGCGGGATGA
- a CDS encoding ParB N-terminal domain-containing protein encodes MTPEGVLVCGARRLEALKLLGEKTIKVWVRSGVSDRLAELLAEQAENVLHKPLTPTEATTLYTELKEYITEDAQRRQSATQFSRAGDRVGNYGGATVAPPQFKPGKSRTQAALMVTGKASYTTLDRIAELQGLAASPVTDPALREMAIEELRLIDDGGSVTAAHARIREVIRPTPRTIEDFEAPEDFDPPDELEQLASAALARVKEAKRGRNARRARQSSAHVFPVRAFVRVWEDLDQWWTHFDVAAVATELTDEQLALFEGTLASTVEFFTQLRSARAQLGREIA; translated from the coding sequence GTGACGCCCGAGGGCGTCCTAGTCTGCGGCGCACGACGACTCGAGGCTCTGAAGTTGCTCGGAGAGAAGACCATCAAGGTTTGGGTGAGATCCGGGGTCTCCGATCGGCTTGCGGAGCTACTCGCCGAGCAAGCGGAGAACGTGCTCCACAAGCCGCTCACCCCCACGGAGGCGACGACGCTCTACACCGAGTTGAAGGAGTACATCACCGAGGATGCGCAGCGACGCCAGTCCGCGACTCAGTTCAGCCGGGCCGGCGATCGCGTCGGAAACTACGGCGGTGCCACCGTGGCACCACCGCAGTTCAAGCCCGGGAAGAGCCGCACCCAGGCGGCTCTGATGGTAACCGGCAAGGCTTCCTACACGACGCTCGATCGCATCGCAGAGCTCCAGGGGCTCGCGGCAAGCCCCGTCACAGACCCCGCGTTGAGGGAGATGGCGATCGAAGAGTTGCGGCTCATCGACGACGGCGGCAGCGTCACCGCCGCCCACGCACGGATACGAGAAGTCATTCGTCCGACGCCGCGAACGATCGAGGACTTCGAAGCGCCTGAGGATTTCGACCCTCCCGACGAACTCGAGCAGTTGGCGAGCGCGGCGCTCGCAAGAGTGAAAGAAGCCAAGCGAGGCCGCAACGCCCGCAGGGCACGCCAGTCGTCGGCGCATGTCTTCCCGGTGCGCGCCTTCGTGCGCGTGTGGGAGGACCTCGACCAGTGGTGGACCCACTTCGACGTCGCCGCGGTCGCCACGGAGCTGACCGACGAGCAGCTCGCACTGTTCGAGGGGACCCTCGCATCCACGGTCGAGTTCTTCACCCAATTGCGGAGCGCGCGCGCGCAGCTCGGACGGGAGATCGCATGA
- a CDS encoding DUF2637 domain-containing protein codes for MRSGRIAVWTAVAGTVFIAIGAFWLSFTALADLAHRSGIDANQAWAWPLIVDGIIVVGTVSVVALAGGREAWYPWMLLVAGAAVSVAANAIHAVVAADADVPPVLAASLAAVPPLVLLAITHLTVVLVQRFRVQLSSTALAVRAPSTEVVRLHQYPDIPEKGARRDIAALMRQRGMSNKEIASATGVHPSTVGRWFAGTLGTPDLQKGATS; via the coding sequence ATGCGATCGGGGCGCATTGCCGTGTGGACGGCAGTAGCGGGCACGGTCTTCATTGCGATCGGTGCCTTCTGGTTGTCGTTCACAGCCCTCGCCGATCTTGCACATCGGTCGGGGATAGACGCCAACCAAGCCTGGGCGTGGCCCCTCATCGTCGACGGGATCATCGTCGTGGGGACCGTCTCTGTGGTCGCACTCGCGGGTGGACGAGAGGCCTGGTATCCGTGGATGCTCCTGGTGGCGGGCGCGGCTGTCTCTGTCGCCGCGAATGCGATTCATGCCGTCGTCGCCGCAGACGCCGACGTACCGCCGGTGCTCGCTGCGTCCCTGGCGGCAGTGCCGCCGCTTGTCCTGCTCGCGATCACGCACCTCACCGTTGTGCTCGTGCAGCGGTTCCGAGTTCAACTCTCCTCCACAGCATTGGCCGTTCGAGCGCCGTCCACAGAAGTCGTGCGCCTCCACCAATACCCGGACATTCCGGAGAAGGGTGCCCGTAGAGACATTGCGGCCCTGATGCGTCAGCGAGGCATGTCGAACAAGGAAATTGCAAGCGCCACGGGAGTCCACCCTTCAACAGTCGGCCGATGGTTCGCGGGGACGCTCGGCACACCTGACCTTCAGAAAGGGGCCACGTCATGA
- a CDS encoding bifunctional DNA primase/polymerase has translation MDTAALLASVLGAPPGEGAARFADAGVPVFPCKTAGKRPLTHHGFRDATADIEQIRRWWARWPDANIGMPTGSRSGLEVVDIDVHGLVRGFGAFELARREGLVDRWQVLVKTASGGMHAYYPADLQRPQPSWQAARCGIDFRGEGGYVIVPPSRVMFEGNRSSYELIGVGRPGAVPLDAVALRQFLDPRPAPSTNSATTSDREVDAERIAGWLATRVEGERNRALYWAACRLAENGVSDDNARAVLGPAAVRVGLHEAEIITTIRSAYRTAVGSTPSRARTISPSMKGRVIS, from the coding sequence ATGGACACCGCAGCGCTGCTTGCATCCGTACTGGGGGCTCCGCCCGGTGAGGGAGCCGCACGATTCGCAGACGCAGGGGTGCCGGTGTTTCCGTGCAAGACCGCTGGGAAGCGCCCGCTGACGCACCACGGCTTCCGCGACGCCACCGCCGACATCGAGCAGATCAGACGGTGGTGGGCGCGATGGCCCGACGCGAACATCGGGATGCCGACCGGCTCCCGCTCCGGACTCGAGGTCGTCGACATCGATGTGCACGGTCTGGTGCGGGGATTCGGAGCTTTCGAGCTCGCTCGCCGGGAAGGTCTCGTGGACCGCTGGCAGGTGCTGGTGAAGACAGCATCCGGGGGGATGCACGCGTACTACCCCGCCGATCTGCAGAGACCGCAGCCGTCATGGCAAGCGGCGAGGTGTGGCATCGACTTCCGCGGCGAGGGCGGCTACGTGATCGTCCCACCGTCGCGGGTGATGTTCGAAGGCAACAGGTCGAGCTACGAGTTGATCGGCGTGGGTCGCCCAGGCGCGGTGCCGCTCGACGCGGTCGCCCTTCGGCAGTTCCTCGACCCCCGGCCGGCTCCCTCAACCAACTCCGCCACCACCTCCGACCGAGAAGTCGACGCGGAGCGGATCGCTGGCTGGCTGGCCACACGCGTCGAGGGCGAACGAAACCGCGCGCTCTACTGGGCGGCTTGCCGCCTGGCCGAGAACGGCGTGTCCGATGACAACGCTCGAGCTGTTCTCGGCCCGGCCGCGGTGCGCGTTGGGCTTCACGAGGCCGAGATCATCACAACCATCCGATCCGCGTACCGAACGGCGGTGGGCTCGACACCCTCTCGCGCCCGCACAATCAGTCCATCGATGAAAGGACGCGTGATCTCTTGA
- a CDS encoding ArdC-like ssDNA-binding domain-containing protein, with protein sequence MAPQLSRDDVTAAKLDRLHAQLADAVADLVTGDDWNRALAFAARFRSRSFNNTLLIWIQHAAAFEQGRVSAPTPTYVAGFRQWLTLGRSVDRGQRGYMIFAPVLGRFASRTPQIAQSWRRLAPREAPPGGEAVQSRLVGVRPAYVWDASQTSGAPIPEEPRPQLLEGEAPQGMWDGLAMLLRAKGYSLRLVDSNRDLGGANGMTDYLTRSVAVRGDIDPAARAKTLAHELAHVELHGPDHPESSLHRGIGEVEAESVALMVGAAHGLDTSSYTVPYVSTWASSVDGKTPVEVVQATGERVRLTAVAILSQLHTAQVGAGNPPGLSRESAIGRGAERPHYAGHTGSPARPVSRSATAGPVL encoded by the coding sequence ATGGCTCCCCAGCTATCCCGCGACGATGTCACAGCGGCAAAGCTCGACCGGCTGCACGCTCAGCTCGCTGATGCGGTAGCCGACCTCGTGACCGGCGACGACTGGAACCGCGCTCTCGCGTTTGCGGCCCGATTCCGATCTCGGTCGTTCAACAACACGCTGCTCATCTGGATTCAGCATGCGGCGGCGTTCGAACAGGGCAGAGTCTCCGCCCCCACGCCGACATACGTCGCCGGCTTCCGGCAGTGGCTGACGCTGGGGCGATCCGTTGATCGCGGCCAGCGCGGCTACATGATCTTCGCGCCGGTCCTCGGACGATTCGCTTCGCGCACTCCACAAATCGCCCAGTCGTGGCGTCGGCTCGCGCCCCGCGAGGCTCCTCCGGGTGGCGAGGCGGTGCAGTCGCGCTTGGTGGGTGTGCGCCCGGCGTACGTCTGGGATGCCTCCCAAACCAGCGGTGCACCTATACCGGAGGAACCCCGGCCACAGCTGCTGGAGGGCGAGGCACCCCAGGGGATGTGGGACGGCCTCGCAATGCTCTTGCGCGCGAAGGGCTACTCGTTGCGCCTTGTCGACAGTAATCGGGATCTGGGAGGAGCGAACGGCATGACCGACTACCTCACGCGGAGCGTCGCAGTCCGTGGCGACATTGATCCAGCAGCGCGCGCGAAGACGCTCGCGCACGAACTCGCTCACGTGGAGCTCCACGGCCCGGATCATCCCGAGTCATCCCTCCATCGGGGAATCGGCGAGGTCGAGGCCGAATCCGTCGCGCTGATGGTCGGCGCGGCGCACGGGCTCGATACGTCGAGCTATACGGTCCCGTACGTTTCGACGTGGGCGTCCTCCGTCGACGGGAAGACGCCGGTCGAGGTTGTGCAAGCCACGGGTGAACGCGTGCGTTTGACCGCGGTCGCAATTCTCTCGCAGTTGCATACGGCGCAGGTGGGAGCGGGCAATCCTCCGGGTCTGTCGAGAGAGTCGGCGATTGGGCGAGGTGCGGAACGACCCCACTACGCCGGCCATACGGGCTCACCAGCGCGACCCGTCTCCCGCTCCGCGACTGCTGGACCGGTGCTCTAA
- a CDS encoding helix-turn-helix domain-containing protein: protein MDLVRAISTLRDSAGMTNQELIDRSEMSASYFYGRLRGAAPFDANDIERLAQALGIHPHEISRVAASIGDAREIEPILDTDAKELGRRLTAVSRAPRLDGSAFDVDGLVSALADRGVALDPDEWSTLLTGESSTPIRVRMLEGVGAYAGVPTAYLLELDDAAAVEAAEANFEFREALKESGADSVSARAVGEISPAALRAIAQTLRSISAH from the coding sequence ATGGACCTCGTGCGAGCGATTTCGACGCTTCGTGATTCGGCCGGGATGACGAATCAGGAGCTGATCGACCGCTCCGAAATGTCGGCGAGCTACTTCTACGGCCGGCTGCGGGGCGCCGCACCCTTCGACGCGAACGACATCGAGAGGCTCGCTCAGGCGCTCGGAATTCATCCGCATGAGATCTCCCGTGTCGCAGCATCCATCGGAGACGCGCGAGAGATCGAGCCCATCCTCGACACCGATGCGAAAGAGTTGGGTCGCCGGCTGACTGCGGTATCGCGGGCGCCCCGGCTCGACGGATCCGCGTTCGATGTCGACGGTCTGGTGAGCGCGCTCGCGGATCGTGGGGTAGCGCTGGACCCCGATGAGTGGTCAACCCTGCTTACGGGTGAGTCGAGCACACCTATTCGCGTGAGGATGCTTGAGGGCGTCGGAGCGTATGCCGGCGTCCCAACGGCGTACCTGCTCGAACTGGATGACGCTGCCGCCGTGGAGGCTGCGGAAGCGAATTTCGAGTTCCGCGAGGCGCTGAAGGAGTCCGGCGCTGACTCTGTGTCAGCCCGAGCCGTCGGCGAGATCTCGCCCGCCGCGCTGCGCGCGATTGCGCAGACCCTCAGGTCGATTTCTGCGCACTAA